In Trichocoleus sp., the genomic stretch CAGGCAGATGTTGGCGGATCGCTCAAAGCGTCCTGGAGTTGTTTGATTGGGACGGCGATCGGTGCATTATTTGGAACAGTTGCGCTGGCTTTTCTTGCCCAAATGCTGGATCTTTAGGCAACTGCGCTGACAGAAGGCAACTATTTGAAGGAAACGATCGCACATTTACAAACTCAAGTTATTAAGGGACTTCAAAAGAATTATGTGTTGATGCAAGAACACCATCACAAAATAATTCGAGAATTTGAAGATGATAAAAAATTGATAGCTTTAATAATAGATTGAGAACATATTTTAGAACACTTTTTAGGAATTGATGAAGCGATACGCGGCACAACAATAGAAAGATTTTGCTGTGAATTATTTCCGCAGCTTTGCCAGATGATTGATGCGATCGAGCAAGGGTTGGGTGATCTCATTGCGGCACTCGCTGATCAACGGAAATCGATACAGCTTCGTGAACTGGAAGCAATTTGGCTGAGTGTGAAAGATGAACTGTCTTTGCGGCGTCAGGCAGGCATTTTCCGAGAATACAGCATGGATCTAAGTTTTATCGCTTTTTCGTTTTTTTATAGCCTGAGTGAACTAGTAAAAGACATCCTCAAAATTGCCAAGCGGATTGAGCGACTGTAGCGTAAAAATGCAATTGGTCAAATTTTGCTTCATCAAATCTTGTTGATCTTCCGCGATTGACTTCATGCAAAGTTTACATTTATGGCTGCGTTCCTGAGGTAGCTTTTACTTAATGCGACTTAATCGCTTTTGGAAGAGAGAGACTCAAGCTCTCTTGGTTGTTCCAGTTAATCTACGAACCATGATTACTTCAAGAAACAACTGGACACAAGAATTTCGCTACCGCAATCGGGGTAGCGCCTACCTATTTGCCCCGATGGTCAATTTCAATGTAATGGCTGAAGTGGGTGAAACTCCACCATAGTGCCTGTCACAAGCTTTAACCTTTTTACTGTGAAAGGTTCAGCAGTTGTTTGATTGCTGGGCAGTATAAAGGTATTTTTGGCATTTCTTTCTAAAAGTTCCAGCTTTTTCTGGGGCGAATCATCCAATGCACTGCCTGATGCATTGCTCAATCCAGTTTTATTGAAGTGAGAATGGCAGGTTTTTGGTGCCTTTCTTTCTGAGGTATTGAAGCAGAAATAATGTAGAGATTGAATTACATTGTCTCTATTTTTATGCTCTCCTCAGTTAGGAATCGCTGTCAAAAATTGTTGAAATTCACTTCACATTGACTTGGTTTTTTGAAGTTTTAGCTGTCAGAAATCAATCTATCTATTGAGGCTTAATTCATCAGAAACGCTGAAAAATTTCACTCTAATTTCATTGAATTACAGCACTTTAAAAAATAGATTGGAAGCCAAAAAACAAATTGGAAAACAGAAGAATACACCTGAAAAAGGTGTTTAGGAGGGCTATATGATCGATCGTCAGTTTTGGAGCGGCAAGCGAGTTTTCATTACTGGACATACTGGTTTTAAGGGAAGTTGGCTATCGCTATGGCTACAAGGTTTGAATGCGGAAATTCTGGGTTATTCCCTACAACCACCTTCTAATCCCAGCCTATTTGAGTTAGCAAATGTGGCAGAAGGAATGACTTCTGTAATAGGTGATGTGCGCTCTCTCGCTCACCTTCAACAGGTCATGACCGACTTTCAGCCAGAGATTGTAATTCACATGGCAGCCCAACCACTGGTGCGTCGTTCCTATCAAGCTCCAGTTGAAACTTACGCAACAAATGTGATGGGAACCGTTCATTTGTTAGAATCAGTGCGTCATACTAGCAGCGTGAAGGCAGTCGTTGATATTACTTCAGATAAGTGCTACGAAAACCGAGAATGGCACTGGGGATATCGAGAAAGAGATGCGTTGGGCGGTTACGATCCCTACAGCAGCAGCAAAGCTTGTGCCGAACTCATTGCAGCTAGCTACCGGAACTCTTTCTTTAACGTAGAGCGGTATGAGGAACACGGTGTTGCCCTGGCGACGACTCGTGCTGGAAATGTGATTGGTGGTGGAGACTGGGCAGCCGATCGCCTCGTTCCTGATATCCTCAAAGCACTGCTTAGACAGGAATCTGTGCCAATTCGCAACCCCAATGCAACACGTCCTTGGCAACATGTTCTGGAACCGCTAAATGGCTATTTGATGTTGGCTGAACGGCTTTATCAGGACGGTGCTAAGTATGCGGATGCCTGGAACTTTGGTCCCGACAGTTCCAATGTGGAAACGGTTGGTTGGATTGCTGATCGGCTCTACGAGATGTGGGGAGGTGAATTTACCTGGCAACGAGATCAACAAACCACTCATGCCCATGAGAATACCTTCCTAAAACTAGATTGCTCTAAAGCTCAGGGACAACTTGGTTGGCGACCCCAGCTTGATCTAGAAGTAACCCTACAATGGATTGTCGAATGGACGAAGGCATATCAGGCAGGTGAAGAGATGCGATCGGTGACGCAGGAGCAGATTCAAGAGTTTATGACGCTCGAAATGATTCGCAAGATGGAACAAGCGAAACAACCGACTCCTGCCGCTAAGGAACCCATTGCACTGTAAGTTTCGAGTATAAGTTTCGAGTTTTAGTTTTGTGAGTTGAGTTGGGTGGGCTTTGCTCACCTTTTCTTATTGCGTTTCTTATTGCGTCCTATCGTCGGCTCACGTTCAGCGACGCTGCCAGACTTTCATGGTTTGATCGCGACTGCTGCTGATTAGCAATGAACCATCTGCACTGAATGCGAGGGAAGTTACCCTATCCTGATGAGCAGATAGCGTATTGAGGAGTTTGCCGGAAGTGAGATGCCAGATTTGGATGGTGCCGTTGCCGCTACTGGCGATCGTTTGCTCTTTTGGATGAAATGCGACTGCTTGAATGCTGCCTTGTTGTCCCTGGATCCGATGGAGCAACTGACCTGTTTGCAGATCCCAAAGTTTAACTGTGCCGTCTGCCTCTCCTGCTGCCAGCGTTTTACTATTTGGATTAATTGCCAAACAAAGGACTGGGCTTGTCCTCTGATTAAAAGCCCCTAGGAATTGTCCAGTTCTCATTTCCCACAGCCGAATTGACTGATCTGCACTACCACTGGCAAAAAGCTTTCCATTTGGACTGATTGCCACAGCATGAACTGAAGCCGTATGCCCGATAAATGTTTGCAGCAGTTTTCCTGAACCCAGATGCCAAGCTTGAACGGTGCGATCGGCACTGCCGCTAAGGAGTATTTGGCGATCGGGGCTGATAACAACTGATCCGACAGCCGCAGTATGCCCGGTGAATGTTTTTAACAGGGAGCCTGTTTCAATGTGCCAAAGTTTGATGCTGTAATCCTGACTGCCGCTTGCGAGTAGCTTTCCATCTTCGCTCAAACAAACTGATAGAACAGGCGCAGTATGACCCGCAAGACTGCCAATTTGTTTATAAGTTTGTAGATTCCAGAGATTAACCGTGTGATCTTCCCCACCACTAACCAGGAGAGAACGCGATCGTCCAATGGCTAGTGAATTGATGGCACTCTGATCTGTAATCGTGTGAACGCAGATCCAAGCTTGAGAGGTAGATTGAGATGAATTGCCTGGTGAACGATTTGCAGATGATTTGGGAGAAGGTCGAGAAGAAACACCGGGCGAATAAGGTGACTTTCCTAAACCCAAGTCTTTGGCTTTGCGTAAATCAGCTTCGGCGCGTCGCTCAAAACCTAATACAGAATAGAGAAAGCCACGATAGCGATAGGCTTCGGCATAGTTAGGGTTAATCCGAATTGCCGCGTTTAAACACTCGATCGCTTCCTCATAGTTTCGCTCTTTTGCTTCCTCTCCAGCGCGATCATAAAAAACTTCGGCGGAGGTGGGGGCTGTCGTGTAAGTGGGTCGGTTTGAGGGGGAACGAGTAGTGGGGCGATCGGATGGATCAGACTTCATCTCAGGCTCATAGGACTTGAGAGCTTGATATGCCTCATTGAGTTGCTTGATTTTTTCCTCGGCTGCTTGCTGCTGCGAAGGATTCTGCGGAAAGCGATCGGGATGCCAGCGTTTCACCAACTGCCGATAGGCTTGCTTAATTTCTACCTGAGACGCACCTACTTTGAGTCCTAAAAGCTCGTAATACTGTTGAATGTTATCCATGAGCAGGTGAGCAGAAGGTAAGCAGCGATTAAAGATGGGTTTAGCCGAAAAATAGCCATAAATCCATTATTCCCAACTGAAAAGGCGAATGTCACCCGGACAATGAGTTAATGGTTCATTTGCTTTCTAAGATTTCTCAATATTTGTCTCAATCCTTCTGGTGTTACTCCTTTTGGGTTAGTTCTTGTGTCATTCTTTTTTGCTAGGATGCCGCCCCAACATTCGATCGCGGAGATGCTTGATCCGATCGCGCAGTTTTGCTGCTTCCTCAAACTCTAGTTTTTTTGAGGCTTCTTTCATTTCGGTTTCCAGTTTCACAATCAGATCTGGAATGTTTTCCAGCGGCAGTTCGTCTGAATGTTCATAGATTTGGTCAAGTTCCTGTGCATTCAAACGACGTGAAACTTCGAGGAATTGCAGAATTGAGTTATTCTGTCGCTTAATAATGGGCTTGGGGGTAATGCCGTGTTTCTCGTTATACTCCAACTGGATGACCCGACGACGCTCTGTAGCACTGATGGCACGTGCCATACTATCGGTGAAGTTGTCGGCATAAAGAACAGCTTGTCCCCGAATGTGACGGGCTGCCCGTCCGATGGTTTGGATCAGCGATCGTTCTGCTCGCAAAAATCCTTCTTTGTCGGCATCCAAAATGGCAACTAGCGACACTTCTGGTAAGTCCAATCCTTCCCGCAGCAGGTTAACGCCGATCAGCACATCAAATTCGCCTGCTCTCAGGTCTTGCAAAATTTCGATGCGCTCGATCGAATTGATTTCGGAGTGCAGATAGCGAACCCGAATCGCTCGTTCTTGCAGATATTCAGTCAGGTCTTCTGCCATCCGCTTAGTTAGCGTTGTGACAAGGGTTCGTTCGTTGAGTTTCACCCGCTCCTGAATTTCGCCGAGCAGATCATCAATCTGTCCCTCAGTTGGGCGAACAAAGATTTCTGGATCGACGACTCCCGTGGGGCGAATCACCTGTTCAACAATGCGACCTGTGCCTTCAATGTAAGACCGAGACTCTTCTTTGCCTTCGCCTTCCACTTCAAATTTGCCGCCGGAGATCTCTAATTCCCAGGTTCCGGGCGTTGCTGAGACAAAAATGCATTGATTCACCTTCTCCCAAAATTCTTCAGCCTTCAGGGGACGGTTATCGGCAGCACTGGGCAACCGGAAGCCATGATCAATCAGCGTCATTTTGCGCGATCGATCGCCGTTGTACATGCCGCGAATTTGGGGAATGGTGACGTGTGACTCATCAATAACCAGCAGCCAGTCTTCGGGGAAATAGTCAATTAAACACTCAGGCGGTGATCCGGGATGCCGTCCGGCGAGATGTCGTGCATAGTTTTCGACCCCGTTACAATAACCGACTTCCCGCAGCAGTTCCAGGTCATACCGAGTGCGCTGTTCGAGCCGCTGTGCCTCCAGCAGTTTATTCTCGCTTTCCAGTTCAACCAATCTTGCTTTCAGTTCTTGTTCAATTTCTTCACAAGCGTCCTGTAGTCGGTCTTCGGGGGTGACAAAGTGCCTTGCCGGATAAACATTGATGGCATCCATACTCTGCAACGTTTCACCCGTGAGCGGATCGATGTATCGAATGGCATCAATCTCATCGCCAAAGAACTCAACCCGAATGATCCGATCTTCGTAAGCCGGGCCAATCTCTAGTACGTCGCCTTTCACCCGGAATTTGCCGCGCCCCACTTCCAGATCGTTCCGCTCATATTGCACCGATGCCAGATCGCGCAACACCTGCCGCTGATCAAGCTCTTTGCCAACCCGGAGCGGAATTGAGGCATTCAAATATTCTGAAGGAATCCCCAGACCATAAATACAGCTAATCGATGCTACAACAATCACATCTTGCCGCTCAAACAGCGATCGTGTTGCCGAGTGCCGCAGCATATCAATTTCGTCATTGATTGAGGCAGTTTTGGCAATGTAAGTATCAGTAACGGGAATATATGCCTCTGGCTGATAATAGTCGTAATAGCTAATAAAATACTCGACTGCGTTATCTGGAAAGAATTCGCGCAACTCATTACATAACTGTGCTGCCAGCGTTTTGTTATGTGCCAGCACCAGCGTCGGCTTTTTGACGTTTTGAATGACCCGGGCGATCGTGTGGGTTTTTCCGGTTCCAGTTGCGCCCAGAAGCGTTTGATAGCGATGCCCTTGATTCAGGTACTCCGTGAGTTTTTTGATTGCCTTGGGCTGATCTCCCATTGGCTCGAACGGGGCTTGAATGTTGAATTCTGACATAGCCAATACGTCCGCTGAGGGTGGCAGTACTTCTCCTATGATGACTGAATTTTTGTCGATCGATGGTATCAAAGGGGACGGGGTTGCCGTACTTTTAGGAGTGCGATGTAGCCCATATCTTGAAACTGGGCTGACCGTTCTGCATGACGCTCCCTTGGCGTTTTGCTGTCTTTGAGTTTTCTGATGCTGTAACGATGCTGTAATACTGTATTTGTAAGGATTTACCGGATAGACCTGTGTCTCAAGCTGCTGATTCCTCAACTCACCCTTCTGTAGATCTAACGCTACCCCGTACTTTTCGGCTTTCTCCAATCATTCGGTTAACGCTGCTTTTGCTATATGTTGCGCTGACGCTGCCTTTGCCTTTTTTGGCAGAAATGACTCAAGCTCCTGTGCCGTCGCAAGTTTTGGCGATCGGGCTAATATCGGGCTTTCTGTTTCTATATGCAGCGCTCACGGAACGGGTGATTGCAGACGAGCAGGGGATACAGGTTACCTATCCCAGTTGGATCACGCGTCTGTGGCGCAAGGGTTGGTCGCTCAATTGGACAGAAATTAAAGCACTCAAACCTCGATCGACAGGGCAGGGTGGCATTGTGTATTACTTTCTTGCTCAGGCTGATCAGGCGTATCTGCTGCCGATGCGAATTGCTGGATTTGCTCAACTGGTACGAATTGTGGAAGCGAAAACCGGAATTGATACGAGCGATGTCAAACCGTTGGCGCAGCCCTGGATGTATCTGATTCTGCTGTTCTGTACGCTGCTGCTATTAGCGATCGATGCCTGGACGATTACGACAGCGTTAGGACAGGGGTAAAGGGGATTAAATGATGGGTGATGTGATTCGGCTAGAAGGGGTCAGTTTGACTGCGGGAGTAGCAGCTTATTATTTGCTGCAAGATATTTCGTTTCAAGTTGCTCAGGGCGATCGGGTTGCAATCGTGGGGGCTTCGGGGGCAGGAAAAACTTCGCTACTGCGGGTGCTGAATCGATTGAGTGAGGTGACTGCGGGCAGGATTTATTTTGCAGGACAGGAGATTCGGCAGATTCCAGCGGTTCAGTTGCGGCAGCAGATTACCTTAGTGGCTCAGGAGTCGAAGCTGCTGGGGATGACGGTCAGAGAGGCGTTTGCTTATCCGCTGACTTTACGAGGAATGGCTACATCAGCGATCGAACAGCGTTTGAGCTTTTGGATGGAGCAGCTCCATATTCCCTCCGAATGGCTTGACCGAACAGAAGTACAGCTTTCAGTTGGGCAACGGCAACTGGTGGCGATCGGGCGGGCTTTGATGATTCAGCCAAAAGTGCTGCTGCTGGATGAACCCACTTCAGCATTAGACGCTGGACGCGCCCATCATCTGCTCGAAACGCTCACTCATTTGGCAGCAGAGCAGCAAATCACGTTATTTATGGTCAACCACCAGCTCGATCTGGCAAGACAGTTTTGCACCAGGCTCCTCGCCATGCATCAAGGCAGGCTAACGCATGATTTAGCCGCAGATCAGGTAGACTGGCAGGAATTGAAGCACAATTTGATTCAGGCAGAAACCCAGGAAGCCGAAGAGTGGCAGTAGGTTGGTCTGTGGCAGGCTGGCTGCCGAACTGCCTGTAAGCAAACCAGGGCAAACTGTGGGAGAGGAGCAGCGGGTCATGCCATTTCCATCTGAGGCGCAATACCGAGAAGTCGTACAGCACTATGTTCGAGCCGGAGCGATTTCTCCAAGGGTGCGCCAGCTTCTAGAACGGCAGCGACAATGGCTAAAGCTCTTACCTCACGAAGCGCAAGCGATCGAACAATCGGTTCTGCAAACTCTACAGACGGCTGATCTGACTCCAGCAGCCAATCCGTTTCCTCCCTTACCAGAGCAGACTTTTGAGCCTTTTTTAGAAGATTTGTCCTTATCGGACTCCCATGCTGCTTCCCATGCTGAGCCGATCGCCCCACAGCTTGATCTGTCTAACCTCAGCCTGGCTCCTGGCTCCAGTGACCCTATTTTGATTCCGGTTTCTGCCTCGTTACGGCTCCGCATTTCTGTTGCCATTGAACCTGCTGACATCAACATTGCTCACTCTGCGAACGACATTAGTTCAGCCTCAACCTCAGCCTCAACCTCAGATGAACATCACACCGATGAGCAACCGCTTGCGATCGAGGCAGCAAAGCCACTTGCGCTTTTAGAAGGCTCCCAGCCACCATTGGTGCTTGAAGAGCAAAAAAAATCGGAAGACCTCGATTTAGAAAACTTTGATCTGAGAGACTTAGGGCTGGAAAATTCTGATTTAGCGAACCTGTTATCCCTCGTTTCCGAGAATCCTTCGATTGAAGAACTCCGGTCAGTCATTTCACAACTCACTGCCCCTGAGCAAGCCCCATCCTTGCGGCTGCCGATCGAGGAGGACTCCCCAGAATATCGCCAGAATAAAGAACTCTATCAGGCTGAATTTAAGTCGCTGCTTTATCAACGATATCCGCAGCCGATTAGTGAAGCCGATCACTCCGAGCTAAAGCGATTACAGCACAATTTACAAATAGTAGATGAAGATGTCAGTGCGATCGAGGCGCAAGTTTTAGCAGAGCATCAGCAGACATTACCCCAAGAGCCATTTTTACCTGAATCTCGTTCTTTGCCTGAATCCACGCATCATCAAGAGACTCCAGCCGAATCTGTTAAGGAACACACTGTTGAGTTGCCTTCCCAGAAAGAGTCTGAGCAGGACTATTTTGCTACACCGATCGAAGCGGTGATTAATCCCGAAGCCGCCCAACATCAGGCAACTGAAGAACAGCCCAGTGACGCAGAACCGCAACCGCCCGTTACTGTAGCTTCTCATCCGGAGGCACCCTCTTTCATCAGCGATGGCTTAGCTCAGCTAGATGACAAGCTCTACAACCAGCAATGGCGTGAGGCAGACCGCCTGACCCTGACACTCATGCTGCAACTCGCAAAGCAAGAGCGCTGGCTAGACGAACAAACCATCAAACGAATTTCCGATAAGGCAGCAGTTCAGGCAATCGATCGGCTCTGGAGACAGTACAGCCAGAATTACTTGAAGCAAGAGTTTGGGTTTCAAGCCCAGTGTGCGCTCTACAGAAGCATGAAACCTGCCAAACTTGATGGCAAGATCGCCAGAGACGTAAAACTGCAGCAGGCAATTGACTTTGTGAATCAGGTCGGTTGGTGGACGCCCCGATTAAATTGCTTCCGGTTTTATGAGCAGCTCGACTTTCCCACCTCTAACTTATCTGGAACCGTTCGCCCCGGTCATCTGCCCGCTCTCTGGTTCTGGACAATTCCATCGTTAGAGTCCTTCCGGCTCGGCGGTATTGGCACTGGGTTAGGAGGCTGTCGTCTGATGGTCGATCGATTGGATGGGATGCTGGCTCACCTGGAGCGGCTGTTGCAGTAGAATGTCTGCTCTTCGATGCGAAAGCTAATCTAAAGCGAATCTATTGATTAATTTGAACAACTTCTGGAGATTGAGTACTAGATTGAGCCTTAGATTGAGCACTGCGCGGGGAGTCTTGCCAGTCGTTCAAAATATCTTTGACCAAAACCTCATTAAGCCAAATTTGCCCGACAATCACCAGGGGAATTGCCAGAAATAAGCCCAAAAAACCAAAGAAGATGGCAAACACAACCTGGGAAATTAGCGTGATGGCTGGAAGTAAAGAAACTTGCTGCTGCATCACATAAGGCACCAGTAGGTACTGTTCGAGCTGCTGGATCAGGAAATACAGAATCAGGACAGCGACGGCTTTCCAGGGAGCATCAAGCAGCGCAACTGCCATCGGTGGAATCAAGCTGAGAGTGGGTCCAACGTTTGGAATCGCCTCAAGTAAACCTGCGATCGAAGCATTGGCTAACACGAGCGGTACACCCAAAATCCATAAGCCGATCGCACTCACAAAACCAATGACAACCATATCAATGAGAATGCCGCGAATCCAGCCAACGAGCGCAACGCGACAAAGCGATAGAATTTCATCAACTCTTCTACGATAAAAGGCAGGAAAGAGTAAGACAAAGCCCTGACGATAGGGTGCAGGATTAATCAAAAACATGATGGTGAGAACCAGGACTAGCAATAAGCTCAACACCACCGTTAAGAAGTTTGAGAATAGCGAAAAGAAATTATTAAACGCCCAGGTTGCAAAAGGCTGAACTTGACGCACTAATACACTGACATCTGGAACAAGGGAACGTCCGGGAAGTTGTGCCTGCAATATCTCTGCCCATTGCTGAAACTGCTCCAGCCCTCTCGGCACCAGAGTTGATAGCTGCTCAAACTGACCTACAAAAGGCGGCACAATGAGGGCACCAAATAAGACCAGCCCGATGAGCAAAATCCCGACTGACATCGCTGCTGCCAGTCCTCGATGAATGCCCGATCGCCGCCATCGCAGCACAATGCTATTCAAGGCTGTTGCAAAAACAACTGCTGCAAAGATAAGCAGGACAACCTGGCGAATTTGCCACAAGATATAAAGTGAAATTAATAGCGCAATTAAACCAATCCACTGCCCAAGTTTCACTGGCTCCCTATCCTAATCCTTCAATTGCAAGATCTATAGCCAAATAAAGCAAATGATCTTGAAATATCTTTTGCCCCAGCTACTTTTTAATCTTTCTCTTATTCTCTAGAGAATAGAGCATTCACTTGGGGTTGAAATCCCACTGAAGGTAGGCTGCGGTTTAAGTGAGCCAGGCTGCGGCTTTCCACAATATCTGCGGCTCGTTTTACTCCACCTGCGGTCTGGATCGAGCGCTTCAACCGAATTGCATTTTGATAATATTCATCGGTTGATAAAACTTGCTCGATCGCATTTCTCAGGCGGGAAACGGTGAGGCGTTTTAGCGGCACAACCTGACCTGTCCTGGTCCACACAATTCGGGCTCCTGTCCCTGGTTGCTCATAGGTAATTGGAATGGCAACAAGCGGCACACCCTGACTGAGCGAATCCAGAACTGTATTAAGACCACCATGCGTAATCGTTAGGTTGGCTCTCGAAATCACTTCTAGCTGCGGCGCATAAGGAACAACCAGCGATGAACCAGGCAGCGATTTGACTTGCTCTTCACTCATACCGCCCCCGTGAGTGATCACGAGCTGCACATCTAGCCCAACACAGGCAGCAGCGATGCAGTGAAACAGCTTACTCTTTGTATTTTGCACGCTGCCCAACGACGCATAAATTAAAGGTTTTCCGGTGAGTTGGTCAAACGGAAATTCGGCTGTTTGCCCTAATTGATCACGAAAGGGTCCAGTGTAGTGAAAATGGGTAGGAAGATTGGAGCAGGGAAAATCAAATTCGCTTGGCTGCTGGCTAATGTGAGCGATCGTTGTGGCTGAAGCATACATTTGTTGATAGGGATCTAGCCCCCAGCGACTGCGATAGTTGTTTAGCGTCTGGATCATCGGCTGACAGCTTCGATCTAAACCAGCATAAGCCACATAATTTCGCCAGCGTGCCCAGCCTACATCGCGGTAAAGCCAGGGCGTGAAGAAGGGGGGCATTTCCACTTGGCGATGAATTGCCTGAGCGCAGCTAACACAAATAAAAGGCAAGTTTAAATAGGCTGCAACTGTTTCGCCAGCAGGTTCAAGTTGATCGACCAAAAGAACCTCAATTCCGGTTGCTT encodes the following:
- the uvrB gene encoding excinuclease ABC subunit UvrB — translated: MSEFNIQAPFEPMGDQPKAIKKLTEYLNQGHRYQTLLGATGTGKTHTIARVIQNVKKPTLVLAHNKTLAAQLCNELREFFPDNAVEYFISYYDYYQPEAYIPVTDTYIAKTASINDEIDMLRHSATRSLFERQDVIVVASISCIYGLGIPSEYLNASIPLRVGKELDQRQVLRDLASVQYERNDLEVGRGKFRVKGDVLEIGPAYEDRIIRVEFFGDEIDAIRYIDPLTGETLQSMDAINVYPARHFVTPEDRLQDACEEIEQELKARLVELESENKLLEAQRLEQRTRYDLELLREVGYCNGVENYARHLAGRHPGSPPECLIDYFPEDWLLVIDESHVTIPQIRGMYNGDRSRKMTLIDHGFRLPSAADNRPLKAEEFWEKVNQCIFVSATPGTWELEISGGKFEVEGEGKEESRSYIEGTGRIVEQVIRPTGVVDPEIFVRPTEGQIDDLLGEIQERVKLNERTLVTTLTKRMAEDLTEYLQERAIRVRYLHSEINSIERIEILQDLRAGEFDVLIGVNLLREGLDLPEVSLVAILDADKEGFLRAERSLIQTIGRAARHIRGQAVLYADNFTDSMARAISATERRRVIQLEYNEKHGITPKPIIKRQNNSILQFLEVSRRLNAQELDQIYEHSDELPLENIPDLIVKLETEMKEASKKLEFEEAAKLRDRIKHLRDRMLGRHPSKKE
- a CDS encoding DnaJ domain-containing protein, which translates into the protein MDNIQQYYELLGLKVGASQVEIKQAYRQLVKRWHPDRFPQNPSQQQAAEEKIKQLNEAYQALKSYEPEMKSDPSDRPTTRSPSNRPTYTTAPTSAEVFYDRAGEEAKERNYEEAIECLNAAIRINPNYAEAYRYRGFLYSVLGFERRAEADLRKAKDLGLGKSPYSPGVSSRPSPKSSANRSPGNSSQSTSQAWICVHTITDQSAINSLAIGRSRSLLVSGGEDHTVNLWNLQTYKQIGSLAGHTAPVLSVCLSEDGKLLASGSQDYSIKLWHIETGSLLKTFTGHTAAVGSVVISPDRQILLSGSADRTVQAWHLGSGKLLQTFIGHTASVHAVAISPNGKLFASGSADQSIRLWEMRTGQFLGAFNQRTSPVLCLAINPNSKTLAAGEADGTVKLWDLQTGQLLHRIQGQQGSIQAVAFHPKEQTIASSGNGTIQIWHLTSGKLLNTLSAHQDRVTSLAFSADGSLLISSSRDQTMKVWQRR
- a CDS encoding ATP-binding cassette domain-containing protein encodes the protein MMGDVIRLEGVSLTAGVAAYYLLQDISFQVAQGDRVAIVGASGAGKTSLLRVLNRLSEVTAGRIYFAGQEIRQIPAVQLRQQITLVAQESKLLGMTVREAFAYPLTLRGMATSAIEQRLSFWMEQLHIPSEWLDRTEVQLSVGQRQLVAIGRALMIQPKVLLLDEPTSALDAGRAHHLLETLTHLAAEQQITLFMVNHQLDLARQFCTRLLAMHQGRLTHDLAADQVDWQELKHNLIQAETQEAEEWQ
- a CDS encoding glycosyltransferase, with the protein product MTHFGIICPPFSGHLNAIAALGRELKARGHQVTCLQVPDLALKVYAEGLEFCAIGQSTWRSGLLAETLQKISTLSGIPALEYSLEFCRYITEIICEDAPAAIEATGIEVLLVDQLEPAGETVAAYLNLPFICVSCAQAIHRQVEMPPFFTPWLYRDVGWARWRNYVAYAGLDRSCQPMIQTLNNYRSRWGLDPYQQMYASATTIAHISQQPSEFDFPCSNLPTHFHYTGPFRDQLGQTAEFPFDQLTGKPLIYASLGSVQNTKSKLFHCIAAACVGLDVQLVITHGGGMSEEQVKSLPGSSLVVPYAPQLEVISRANLTITHGGLNTVLDSLSQGVPLVAIPITYEQPGTGARIVWTRTGQVVPLKRLTVSRLRNAIEQVLSTDEYYQNAIRLKRSIQTAGGVKRAADIVESRSLAHLNRSLPSVGFQPQVNALFSRE
- a CDS encoding FUSC family protein, producing MVSAVIVMQADVGGSLKASWSCLIGTAIGALFGTVALAFLAQMLDL
- the rfbG gene encoding CDP-glucose 4,6-dehydratase; this encodes MIDRQFWSGKRVFITGHTGFKGSWLSLWLQGLNAEILGYSLQPPSNPSLFELANVAEGMTSVIGDVRSLAHLQQVMTDFQPEIVIHMAAQPLVRRSYQAPVETYATNVMGTVHLLESVRHTSSVKAVVDITSDKCYENREWHWGYRERDALGGYDPYSSSKACAELIAASYRNSFFNVERYEEHGVALATTRAGNVIGGGDWAADRLVPDILKALLRQESVPIRNPNATRPWQHVLEPLNGYLMLAERLYQDGAKYADAWNFGPDSSNVETVGWIADRLYEMWGGEFTWQRDQQTTHAHENTFLKLDCSKAQGQLGWRPQLDLEVTLQWIVEWTKAYQAGEEMRSVTQEQIQEFMTLEMIRKMEQAKQPTPAAKEPIAL
- a CDS encoding AI-2E family transporter; the encoded protein is MKLGQWIGLIALLISLYILWQIRQVVLLIFAAVVFATALNSIVLRWRRSGIHRGLAAAMSVGILLIGLVLFGALIVPPFVGQFEQLSTLVPRGLEQFQQWAEILQAQLPGRSLVPDVSVLVRQVQPFATWAFNNFFSLFSNFLTVVLSLLLVLVLTIMFLINPAPYRQGFVLLFPAFYRRRVDEILSLCRVALVGWIRGILIDMVVIGFVSAIGLWILGVPLVLANASIAGLLEAIPNVGPTLSLIPPMAVALLDAPWKAVAVLILYFLIQQLEQYLLVPYVMQQQVSLLPAITLISQVVFAIFFGFLGLFLAIPLVIVGQIWLNEVLVKDILNDWQDSPRSAQSKAQSSTQSPEVVQINQ
- a CDS encoding GUN4 domain-containing protein → MPFPSEAQYREVVQHYVRAGAISPRVRQLLERQRQWLKLLPHEAQAIEQSVLQTLQTADLTPAANPFPPLPEQTFEPFLEDLSLSDSHAASHAEPIAPQLDLSNLSLAPGSSDPILIPVSASLRLRISVAIEPADINIAHSANDISSASTSASTSDEHHTDEQPLAIEAAKPLALLEGSQPPLVLEEQKKSEDLDLENFDLRDLGLENSDLANLLSLVSENPSIEELRSVISQLTAPEQAPSLRLPIEEDSPEYRQNKELYQAEFKSLLYQRYPQPISEADHSELKRLQHNLQIVDEDVSAIEAQVLAEHQQTLPQEPFLPESRSLPESTHHQETPAESVKEHTVELPSQKESEQDYFATPIEAVINPEAAQHQATEEQPSDAEPQPPVTVASHPEAPSFISDGLAQLDDKLYNQQWREADRLTLTLMLQLAKQERWLDEQTIKRISDKAAVQAIDRLWRQYSQNYLKQEFGFQAQCALYRSMKPAKLDGKIARDVKLQQAIDFVNQVGWWTPRLNCFRFYEQLDFPTSNLSGTVRPGHLPALWFWTIPSLESFRLGGIGTGLGGCRLMVDRLDGMLAHLERLLQ